From Demequina capsici, one genomic window encodes:
- a CDS encoding M23 family metallopeptidase: MTSRLLSPVLALLACAPLLCAAAIPATAPSGAAGSVRADVETPTPLLASPLVRTTVVHGVDLPDDPWLPGHRGVDLATSVGASVRAPADGTVTFSGDVAGRPVVVVTLDSTNLRTTLEPVVATVDRGSRVHTGQEIGVVSDAAVTPSMGHCAPAACLHWGLKRDEEYLDPLDWTVGWGPIRLKPMPADVS; this comes from the coding sequence GTGACCTCCCGCCTTCTCTCCCCTGTCCTTGCGCTGCTCGCCTGCGCTCCGCTCCTCTGCGCCGCCGCCATTCCTGCCACCGCACCCTCCGGCGCCGCCGGCTCCGTGCGTGCCGATGTCGAGACGCCGACTCCCCTGCTCGCGTCGCCACTGGTGCGTACGACGGTCGTCCACGGCGTCGACCTGCCGGACGACCCGTGGCTCCCTGGACATCGTGGGGTGGACCTCGCGACCTCTGTCGGCGCGTCCGTCCGCGCGCCCGCGGACGGCACCGTGACCTTCAGCGGCGACGTCGCGGGCAGACCTGTCGTGGTGGTGACGTTGGACTCGACGAACCTGCGAACCACGTTGGAGCCGGTCGTGGCGACGGTTGACCGTGGGTCCCGGGTGCACACCGGGCAGGAGATCGGGGTGGTCTCAGACGCCGCCGTCACGCCGAGCATGGGCCACTGCGCCCCGGCGGCGTGCCTGCACTGGGGACTCAAGCGTGACGAGGAGTACCTGGATCCGCTGGATTGGACTGTCGGCTGGGGACCGATCCGACTGAAGCCGATGCCGGCAGACGTCAGCTGA
- a CDS encoding tyrosine recombinase XerC, which translates to MPITSRIEASEMLVAFEGHLRHERGLSGNTVRAYLGDLSHLVDAVAGSEADADAVLHGLGLADLRAWLAAMASAGLSRTTLARRGASARAFFAWAHDSGRLEANPALRLASARPASTIPDVISIDDVLALLETARRRCDDGDPIHQRDWMALELLYATGMRVGELVGVDVHDVDVRERLVRVMGKGGKERMVPFGEPAAKALDLWLEDGRQALLSSESGSALLLGRRGARADQRQVREAVHRLCRLARVPDIAPHGLRHTAATHLLDGGSDLRSVQEVLGHASLTTTQRYTHVSADRLRTAYQLAHPRA; encoded by the coding sequence ATGCCGATAACGTCACGCATCGAGGCGAGCGAGATGCTCGTCGCCTTCGAGGGTCACCTGCGCCATGAGCGCGGCCTCTCGGGCAACACGGTGCGCGCCTACCTCGGCGACCTGTCGCATCTCGTGGATGCGGTCGCCGGCTCTGAGGCTGACGCGGACGCGGTGCTGCACGGGCTGGGGCTCGCGGATCTTCGGGCATGGCTGGCAGCCATGGCCTCCGCAGGACTGTCGCGCACGACGCTCGCCCGCCGCGGTGCCTCGGCGCGCGCATTCTTCGCGTGGGCCCACGACTCGGGCCGTCTCGAAGCGAACCCCGCGCTCAGGCTTGCCTCCGCGCGACCTGCATCGACCATCCCGGACGTCATCTCGATCGACGATGTCCTGGCCTTGCTGGAGACCGCGCGCCGTCGGTGCGATGACGGTGACCCGATCCATCAGCGCGACTGGATGGCGCTCGAGCTTCTCTACGCGACAGGGATGCGCGTCGGCGAGCTCGTGGGAGTCGACGTCCACGATGTGGATGTGCGCGAGCGGCTCGTGCGCGTCATGGGCAAGGGCGGCAAGGAGCGGATGGTGCCGTTCGGCGAGCCGGCGGCGAAGGCGCTGGACCTGTGGCTCGAGGACGGGCGCCAGGCGCTGCTGTCCTCGGAGTCTGGAAGCGCGCTGCTGCTGGGACGCCGCGGTGCTCGCGCGGACCAGCGTCAGGTGCGCGAGGCGGTGCACCGGCTCTGCCGCCTGGCGCGCGTCCCGGACATCGCGCCCCACGGGCTGCGCCACACGGCCGCCACACACCTGCTCGACGGCGGGTCCGATCTCAGGTCGGTCCAGGAGGTGCTCGGGCACGCGAGCCTCACCACCACGCAGCGTTACACGCACGTGTCCGCAGATCGCCTGCGGACCGCATACCAGCTCGCACATCCGCGCGCATAA
- a CDS encoding sigma-70 family RNA polymerase sigma factor, with protein sequence MSELNTVLKHLETQQEPHVAVEDRTPSDLDPRWTSLRSADPEERREARDGLITDFAPLVTHVATRMIGRLPESVELGDLVSYGMFGLIDAVEKFEPARGFKFETYASQRVRGAIIDELRAADWVPRSVRAKARTVEAATRQLEQSVQGPVTDEDVARHLEWQTAEVRTVRAQVALSHVAALDTLGGIGDDTTALDTVAALSVPGAARAVEHHETRSLLADAVQQVREREQEVLRLYYYENLTLAQIGRILGVTESRVSQIHSAAVKKLRETLVKTGAFS encoded by the coding sequence ATGTCGGAGCTCAACACGGTGCTGAAGCACCTCGAGACGCAGCAGGAGCCGCACGTCGCCGTCGAGGACAGGACGCCCAGCGATCTTGACCCAAGATGGACCTCGCTTCGCAGCGCTGACCCCGAGGAGCGTCGGGAGGCGCGCGACGGTCTCATCACCGATTTCGCTCCGCTGGTGACTCACGTGGCGACTCGCATGATCGGCAGGCTGCCGGAGTCCGTGGAGCTGGGCGACCTGGTCTCGTACGGCATGTTCGGCCTCATCGACGCGGTCGAGAAGTTCGAGCCTGCACGCGGCTTCAAGTTCGAGACGTATGCCAGTCAGCGCGTGAGGGGCGCGATCATCGACGAGCTCCGGGCTGCGGACTGGGTTCCTCGGTCGGTGCGCGCCAAGGCGCGCACGGTCGAGGCGGCGACTCGCCAGCTCGAGCAGAGCGTGCAGGGGCCGGTCACCGACGAGGATGTGGCGCGCCACCTCGAGTGGCAGACGGCCGAGGTGCGGACCGTGCGTGCGCAGGTCGCGCTGAGCCACGTGGCGGCGCTCGACACCCTCGGCGGTATCGGTGACGACACGACCGCCCTGGACACGGTCGCCGCGCTCTCGGTGCCTGGGGCGGCCCGCGCCGTGGAGCACCACGAGACCCGGTCCTTGCTCGCGGATGCGGTGCAGCAGGTGCGCGAACGTGAGCAGGAGGTGCTCCGCCTGTACTACTACGAGAACCTCACCCTCGCCCAGATCGGGCGGATCCTCGGCGTCACCGAGTCGCGTGTCTCTCAGATCCACTCCGCGGCGGTCAAGAAGCTTCGCGAGACGCTCGTCAAGACCGGCGCCTTCAGCTGA